One window of Amaranthus tricolor cultivar Red isolate AtriRed21 chromosome 11, ASM2621246v1, whole genome shotgun sequence genomic DNA carries:
- the LOC130827389 gene encoding monothiol glutaredoxin-S6-like: MESVRNLVNEKPLVIFSKSSCCVSHSMKQLMSSYGANATIYELDEIPNGNEVEKGLTSMGSKPSVPTIFIGNKFVGGSNEILSLQIQGKLVPMLIEAGAIWVWK; encoded by the coding sequence atggaaaGCGTAAGGAATCTAGTGAATGAAAAGCCATTAGTGATCTTCAGCAAAAGCTCATGTTGTGTGTCTCATTCAATGAAGCAACTAATGAGTAGCTATGGAGCCAATGCAACAATATATGAGCTTGATGAAATCCCTAATGGGAATGAGGTTGAAAAGGGTCTTACAAGTATGGGGAGTAAGCCAAGTGTGCCAACTATTTTTATTGGAAATAAGTTTGTTGGTGGGTCCAATGAAATTCTTAGCCTTCAAATTCAGGGAAAATTGGTGCCTATGCTTATTGAAGCTGGTGCCATTTGGGTTTGGAAGTAG